The Bradyrhizobium ottawaense genome window below encodes:
- a CDS encoding cob(I)yrinic acid a,c-diamide adenosyltransferase, with amino-acid sequence MVVLNRIYTKTGDDGTTALGSGERRPKYDLRIEAYGTVDETNAAIGVVRLHTQDAPELHAMLGRIQNDLFDLGADLAVPERDGKAERLRVVASQVERLERDIDALNDKLAPLTSFVLPGGTPAAAHLHVARTICRRAERVIVELAARPGEQVSAAGIQYMNRLSDFLFVASRAANGNGAGDVLWVPGQNR; translated from the coding sequence ATGGTCGTACTGAATCGCATCTACACGAAGACCGGTGACGACGGCACGACGGCCCTCGGCTCGGGCGAGCGCCGCCCAAAATACGATCTGCGTATCGAGGCCTATGGCACGGTCGACGAAACCAATGCTGCGATCGGCGTGGTGCGGCTCCATACCCAGGATGCGCCCGAGCTCCACGCGATGCTGGGCCGCATCCAGAACGATCTGTTCGATCTCGGCGCCGACCTTGCGGTTCCGGAACGTGACGGCAAAGCCGAGCGCCTGCGGGTGGTGGCGAGCCAGGTCGAACGGCTCGAGCGCGACATCGATGCGCTCAACGACAAGCTCGCGCCGCTGACCTCCTTCGTGCTTCCCGGCGGCACGCCGGCTGCTGCTCATCTCCATGTGGCGCGCACGATATGCCGCAGGGCGGAACGGGTGATCGTGGAACTGGCGGCCCGACCCGGGGAGCAGGTCAGTGCAGCTGGCATCCAATATATGAACCGCCTGTCGGACTTCCTGTTCGTGGCCAGCCGAGCCGCCAACGGGAATGGCGCCGGCGACGTGCTCTGGGTTCCGGGCCAGAACCGCTGA
- the tlpA gene encoding thiol:disulfide interchange protein TlpA: MLDKTPSATRRVPLVIATVAVGGLAGFAALYGLGLGRSPGGDPACKPAVATAQKIAPLAHGELAALTMASAPLKLPDLAFEDADGKPKKLSDFRGKTLLVNLWATWCVPCRKEMPALDELQGKLSGPNFEVVAINIDTRDPEKPKTFLKEANLTRIGYFSDQKAKVFQDLKAIGRALGMPTSVLVDPQGCEIATIAGPAEWASEDALKLIRAATGKAAASL, from the coding sequence ATGCTCGACAAGACGCCCTCCGCCACGCGCCGGGTCCCCCTCGTCATCGCCACCGTGGCGGTCGGAGGGCTGGCCGGCTTCGCCGCGCTGTACGGACTGGGCCTGGGCCGGTCGCCTGGCGGCGATCCGGCCTGCAAGCCGGCGGTTGCGACGGCGCAGAAAATCGCCCCCCTCGCCCACGGCGAGCTGGCGGCGCTGACCATGGCGAGCGCCCCCCTGAAGCTGCCCGACCTCGCCTTCGAGGACGCCGACGGCAAGCCGAAGAAGCTGTCCGATTTCCGCGGCAAGACGCTGCTGGTGAACCTCTGGGCCACCTGGTGCGTGCCATGCCGGAAGGAAATGCCGGCGCTGGACGAGCTCCAGGGCAAGCTGTCGGGCCCGAATTTCGAGGTGGTGGCGATCAATATCGACACCCGCGACCCCGAGAAGCCGAAGACGTTCCTGAAAGAGGCCAATCTGACCAGGATCGGCTATTTCAGCGACCAGAAAGCCAAGGTTTTTCAGGATCTTAAGGCGATAGGCCGGGCGCTTGGCATGCCCACCTCGGTGCTGGTCGATCCGCAAGGCTGCGAGATTGCGACGATCGCGGGACCGGCGGAATGGGCGAGCGAGGACGCGCTCAAGCTGATCCGGGCGGCGACGGGCAAGGCCGCCGCGTCGCTCTAG
- a CDS encoding NAD(P)-dependent oxidoreductase, which yields MDIGFIGLGNMGFPMARRLIEAGHGLVVFDTRKEVTGKLEALGAKPATSPKDVADQVETVMASLPSLQASLEVATGANGVIEGSRAKRFIDLSTVGSAMAVKIHGLLAKRNIVQIDCPVSGGVGGAEKGTLAVMVSGPKAEFELLRPALDVIGKVFFIGEKPGAAQTMKLANNFLSATAIAATSEAVVMGVKAGLDPAVMIDVINAGSGMNTASRDKFPRAVLPRSFDFGFATGLMVKDVRLALEEMKQLGLSMEVADAVGRLWETVISAEGAESDFTAAIKPIEKKAGVVVGGAKGGVTGK from the coding sequence ATGGACATCGGATTCATCGGGCTCGGAAACATGGGTTTCCCGATGGCGCGGCGGCTGATCGAGGCGGGACACGGGCTCGTCGTGTTCGACACGCGCAAGGAGGTGACGGGCAAGCTCGAAGCGCTCGGCGCTAAGCCAGCGACATCGCCGAAGGACGTCGCCGACCAGGTCGAGACCGTGATGGCGAGCCTGCCCTCGCTGCAGGCTTCGCTCGAGGTTGCAACGGGAGCGAACGGCGTCATCGAGGGCAGCCGCGCAAAGCGCTTCATTGATCTCTCCACCGTCGGATCCGCGATGGCCGTGAAAATTCACGGCCTCCTCGCCAAGCGCAACATCGTGCAGATCGACTGCCCCGTCTCCGGCGGCGTCGGCGGTGCCGAGAAGGGCACGCTGGCGGTGATGGTGTCAGGGCCGAAGGCGGAGTTCGAGCTGCTCAGGCCCGCCCTCGACGTGATCGGGAAAGTGTTCTTCATCGGCGAGAAGCCCGGCGCGGCGCAGACCATGAAGCTCGCCAACAATTTCCTGTCGGCCACCGCGATCGCGGCGACCTCGGAAGCGGTCGTGATGGGCGTGAAGGCCGGGCTTGATCCCGCCGTCATGATCGACGTCATCAATGCCGGCTCCGGCATGAACACCGCGAGCCGAGACAAGTTTCCGCGCGCCGTGCTGCCGCGCAGCTTCGACTTCGGCTTCGCCACGGGGTTGATGGTGAAGGACGTGCGGCTGGCGCTCGAGGAGATGAAGCAGCTCGGCCTGTCGATGGAGGTCGCCGACGCGGTCGGGCGGTTGTGGGAGACCGTGATCAGCGCGGAAGGCGCCGAGTCCGATTTCACCGCGGCGATCAAGCCGATCGAGAAGAAGGCGGGCGTTGTGGTGGGTGGAGCGAAGGGTGGGGTGACGGGGAAGTAG
- the argH gene encoding argininosuccinate lyase, with amino-acid sequence MSNKMWGGRFSERPDEIMEEINVSIDVDRHLFAQDIAASKAHAAMLASQGIITGSDAKNIGKGLDTILSEIGKGGFEFKRALEDIHMNVESRLSELIGPAAGRLHTARSRNDQVATDFRLYVRDVLDETDAALAAFQAALVNRALEHAATVMPGFTHLQTAQPVTFGHHLLAYVEMAARDRGRFQDARKRLNESPLGAAALAGTSFPIDRHATAKALGFDRPMANSLDAVSDRDFVLETLSAASICAVHMSRFAEEIVIWTSPLVGMIRLSDKFTTGSSIMPQKRNPDAAELVRAKTGRVIGALNGLLIVMKGLPLAYQKDMQEDKQGAMEGFAALSLAIRAMTGMVRDLVPDEAKMKLAAGEGYATATDLADWLVRTLKMPFREAHHVTGRIVAKAAEGGVALHELPLKEMQAIEPKITKDVLGVLSVESSVKSRTSFGGTAPKNVASQAKAWAKRLEKERKLG; translated from the coding sequence ATGAGCAACAAGATGTGGGGCGGCCGGTTCTCGGAACGTCCCGACGAGATCATGGAAGAGATCAACGTCTCCATCGACGTCGATCGTCACCTCTTCGCCCAGGACATTGCCGCGTCCAAGGCCCACGCTGCGATGCTTGCCAGCCAGGGCATCATCACGGGCTCTGATGCGAAAAATATCGGCAAGGGTCTAGACACGATTTTGTCAGAGATCGGCAAGGGCGGCTTCGAGTTCAAGCGCGCGCTCGAGGACATCCATATGAATGTCGAGAGCCGCTTGTCCGAGCTGATCGGCCCCGCCGCCGGCCGCCTGCACACCGCGCGCTCGCGCAACGACCAGGTCGCGACCGATTTCCGTCTCTATGTCCGCGATGTTCTCGACGAGACCGACGCGGCGCTCGCCGCGTTCCAGGCCGCGCTGGTCAATCGCGCGCTGGAGCATGCCGCCACCGTGATGCCCGGCTTCACCCATCTGCAGACCGCGCAGCCCGTGACCTTCGGCCATCATCTGCTCGCCTATGTCGAGATGGCCGCGCGCGATCGCGGCCGTTTCCAGGATGCGCGCAAGCGGCTCAATGAATCCCCGCTCGGCGCCGCCGCGCTGGCCGGCACCTCGTTCCCGATCGACCGCCACGCCACCGCGAAGGCGCTTGGCTTCGACCGTCCGATGGCGAACTCGCTCGATGCCGTCTCCGACCGCGACTTCGTGCTGGAGACATTGTCGGCCGCCTCGATCTGTGCCGTCCACATGTCGCGCTTTGCCGAGGAGATCGTGATCTGGACCTCGCCGCTGGTCGGCATGATCCGGCTCAGCGACAAGTTCACCACTGGGTCCTCGATCATGCCGCAGAAGCGCAATCCGGATGCCGCCGAGCTGGTGCGCGCCAAGACCGGCCGCGTCATCGGCGCGCTCAACGGTCTCCTGATCGTGATGAAGGGCCTGCCGCTCGCCTATCAAAAGGACATGCAGGAGGACAAGCAGGGCGCCATGGAGGGCTTTGCCGCGCTGTCGCTGGCGATCCGCGCCATGACCGGCATGGTCCGCGACCTCGTGCCTGACGAAGCCAAGATGAAGCTTGCTGCGGGCGAGGGCTATGCCACCGCGACCGACCTTGCCGACTGGCTGGTGCGGACGCTGAAAATGCCGTTCCGTGAAGCCCATCACGTCACCGGCCGCATCGTCGCCAAGGCCGCCGAGGGCGGCGTCGCGCTGCACGAGCTGCCGCTCAAGGAGATGCAGGCGATCGAGCCGAAAATCACCAAGGACGTGCTCGGCGTGCTCTCGGTCGAATCGTCGGTGAAGAGCCGCACCAGCTTCGGCGGCACCGCGCCGAAGAACGTGGCGTCGCAGGCCAAGGCCTGGGCGAAGCGGCTGGAAAAAGAGCGAAAATTGGGCTGA
- the lptM gene encoding LPS translocon maturation chaperone LptM, producing MTSKFRPAGSGWAIIVLSLTALALAGCGRKGPLDLPPTANAPTANGAAPTDTETEAQRTPSVFNPTYGADAAPAAAKGRKKPFILDPLLDEPPGKK from the coding sequence GTGACGTCAAAGTTTCGCCCGGCCGGCTCGGGGTGGGCCATCATTGTCTTGAGCCTGACGGCGCTTGCGCTTGCCGGCTGCGGCCGCAAGGGCCCGCTGGATTTGCCGCCGACCGCCAACGCGCCCACGGCCAACGGTGCTGCGCCAACCGACACCGAGACCGAGGCCCAGAGGACGCCGAGCGTGTTCAATCCCACCTACGGTGCGGATGCCGCGCCCGCGGCGGCCAAGGGCAGGAAGAAACCGTTCATTCTCGATCCGCTCCTGGACGAACCTCCCGGCAAGAAATAA
- a CDS encoding 3-hydroxybutyryl-CoA dehydrogenase has translation MAAVIKKVGVIGAGQMGNGIAHVAALAGFDVVLNDVSPDRLKSGMATINGNLARQVSKKAVSEDDKAKAMARITSAEKLDDLADCDLVIETAVEKEEVKRKIFHELCAVLKPEAIVASDTSSISITRLAAATDRPERFIGIHFMNPVPLMELVELIRGIATDDQTFEASKEFVAKLGKQVAVSEDFPAFIVNRILLPMINEAIYTLYEGVGNVEAIDAAMKLGAHHPMGPLELADFIGLDTCLSIMQVLHEGLADSKYRPCPLLVKYVEAGWLGRKTQRGFYDYRGAKPVPTR, from the coding sequence ATGGCGGCAGTGATCAAGAAGGTCGGCGTGATCGGCGCGGGTCAGATGGGCAACGGCATCGCGCATGTCGCGGCGCTGGCCGGCTTCGACGTGGTGCTCAACGACGTTTCGCCTGATCGCCTCAAGTCGGGCATGGCCACCATCAACGGCAATCTGGCGCGCCAGGTCTCCAAGAAGGCCGTCTCCGAGGACGACAAGGCCAAGGCGATGGCGCGCATCACGTCCGCCGAGAAGCTGGACGACCTCGCCGACTGCGACCTCGTGATCGAGACCGCGGTCGAGAAGGAAGAGGTCAAGCGCAAGATCTTCCACGAGCTCTGCGCGGTCCTGAAGCCCGAGGCAATCGTCGCCTCCGATACCTCCTCGATCTCGATCACCCGGCTTGCCGCCGCCACCGACCGGCCCGAGCGCTTCATCGGCATTCACTTCATGAATCCGGTGCCGCTGATGGAGCTGGTGGAGCTGATCCGCGGCATCGCCACCGACGACCAGACCTTCGAGGCGTCCAAGGAATTCGTTGCCAAGCTCGGCAAGCAGGTCGCGGTCTCCGAGGATTTCCCGGCCTTCATCGTCAACCGCATCCTGCTGCCGATGATCAACGAGGCGATCTACACGCTGTATGAAGGCGTCGGCAACGTGGAGGCGATCGACGCGGCCATGAAGCTCGGCGCCCACCATCCGATGGGCCCGCTGGAGCTGGCTGATTTCATCGGCCTCGATACCTGCCTCTCCATCATGCAGGTGCTGCATGAGGGGCTGGCCGATTCCAAGTACCGCCCGTGCCCGCTGCTGGTGAAATATGTCGAGGCCGGCTGGCTCGGCCGCAAGACCCAGCGCGGCTTCTACGATTACCGCGGCGCCAAGCCGGTTCCGACGCGGTAG
- a CDS encoding twin transmembrane helix small protein codes for MASLLTTFILPAAAGAVALVLLLGLINMMRGGSPNTSQKLMRWRVLLQFVAIVIAMLAVWAMGR; via the coding sequence ATGGCATCTCTCCTGACGACTTTCATCCTGCCGGCGGCAGCCGGCGCCGTGGCGTTGGTGCTGCTGCTCGGGCTCATCAACATGATGCGCGGCGGCTCGCCCAATACCTCGCAGAAGCTGATGCGCTGGCGCGTGCTGCTTCAGTTCGTGGCGATCGTCATCGCAATGCTCGCGGTCTGGGCGATGGGGCGGTAA
- a CDS encoding electron transfer flavoprotein subunit beta/FixA family protein: protein MKVLVPVKRVVDYNVKVRVKGDGSGVELANVKMSMNPFDEIAVEEALRLKEAGKATEVVVVSIGPAQASETIRTGLAMGADRGILVMAEGTVEPLAVAKILKKVAEEEQPGLIILGKQAIDDDSNQTGQMLAALLGWSQATFASKLEVEGSDFKVTREVDGGLQTVKLKGPTIVTTDLRLNEPRYASLPNIMKAKKKPIADKTVADYGVDVAPRLEVVKTTEPAGRKAGVKVKDVAELVSKLKNEAGVL, encoded by the coding sequence ATGAAGGTCTTAGTGCCGGTAAAGCGGGTGGTCGATTACAACGTCAAGGTCCGCGTCAAGGGCGATGGATCGGGCGTTGAACTCGCCAACGTCAAGATGTCGATGAACCCGTTCGACGAAATCGCGGTCGAAGAAGCGCTGCGCCTGAAGGAAGCCGGCAAGGCGACCGAAGTCGTGGTGGTTTCGATTGGACCTGCGCAGGCGTCGGAGACGATCCGCACGGGTCTTGCCATGGGCGCCGATCGCGGCATCCTGGTGATGGCCGAGGGCACCGTCGAGCCGCTCGCGGTCGCCAAGATCCTGAAGAAGGTTGCCGAAGAAGAGCAGCCGGGCCTGATCATTCTCGGCAAGCAGGCGATCGACGACGACAGCAACCAGACCGGCCAGATGCTGGCTGCGCTGCTCGGCTGGTCGCAGGCGACCTTCGCCTCGAAGCTCGAGGTCGAAGGTTCTGACTTCAAGGTCACCCGCGAAGTCGACGGCGGACTCCAGACCGTGAAGCTGAAGGGACCGACGATCGTCACCACCGATCTGCGTCTCAACGAGCCGCGCTATGCCTCGCTGCCGAACATCATGAAGGCCAAGAAGAAGCCGATCGCGGACAAGACCGTGGCCGATTACGGCGTCGACGTCGCTCCGCGTCTCGAGGTCGTCAAGACGACGGAGCCGGCCGGCCGCAAGGCGGGCGTCAAGGTCAAGGACGTCGCCGAGCTGGTGTCGAAACTCAAGAACGAAGCCGGGGTGCTCTGA
- a CDS encoding electron transfer flavoprotein subunit alpha/FixB family protein yields the protein MTTLLIAEHDNASLKDATNKALTAAAALGADVEVLVAGQNAKAAADAAAKLAGVKKVLLADGELYAHDLAEPLAALIVSLASGYDAIVAPATSRFKNVMPRVAALLDVMQVSEIIKVVAPDTYERPIYAGNAIQTVKSKDAKKVITVRTSTFAAAGEGGSAPVETVAAAADPALSSFVGEEVAKSDRPELTSAKIIVSGGRAMQSRENFAKYIEPLADKLGAGVGASRAAVDAGYAPNDWQVGQTGKVVAPELYVAVGISGAIQHLAGMKDSKVIVAINKDEDAPIFQVADYGLVADLYQAVPELTAELGKLGK from the coding sequence ATGACGACGCTGCTGATTGCCGAACACGACAATGCGTCGCTCAAGGATGCGACCAACAAGGCCCTGACCGCGGCTGCCGCGCTCGGCGCGGACGTCGAGGTCCTCGTTGCCGGCCAGAACGCCAAGGCCGCGGCGGATGCCGCTGCCAAGCTTGCCGGTGTCAAGAAGGTGCTGCTCGCCGATGGCGAGCTCTATGCGCACGATCTCGCCGAGCCGCTGGCCGCGCTGATCGTTTCGCTGGCCTCCGGCTATGATGCGATCGTCGCGCCCGCGACCTCGCGCTTCAAGAACGTGATGCCGCGCGTCGCCGCCCTGCTCGACGTCATGCAGGTCTCGGAAATCATCAAGGTGGTCGCCCCCGACACCTATGAGCGCCCGATCTATGCCGGCAACGCCATCCAGACCGTGAAGTCCAAGGACGCCAAGAAGGTCATCACGGTGCGGACCTCGACCTTCGCCGCAGCCGGCGAGGGTGGCAGCGCACCGGTCGAGACCGTCGCGGCGGCGGCCGATCCGGCCCTGTCGTCCTTCGTCGGCGAGGAGGTCGCCAAGAGCGATCGTCCCGAACTGACCTCGGCCAAGATCATCGTCTCCGGTGGCCGCGCCATGCAGAGCCGCGAGAATTTTGCCAAGTACATCGAGCCGCTCGCCGACAAGCTTGGGGCCGGTGTCGGTGCCTCGCGTGCGGCGGTGGACGCCGGCTATGCGCCGAACGACTGGCAGGTCGGCCAGACCGGCAAGGTCGTGGCGCCCGAGCTCTATGTCGCCGTCGGCATTTCCGGCGCGATCCAGCATCTGGCCGGCATGAAGGACTCCAAGGTGATCGTCGCGATCAACAAGGACGAGGACGCGCCGATCTTCCAGGTTGCCGATTACGGCCTGGTCGCCGATCTCTACCAGGCGGTTCCGGAATTGACGGCCGAACTTGGCAAGCTTGGCAAGTAA
- the lysA gene encoding diaminopimelate decarboxylase yields MNHFDYRNGVLHAEAVNLSELAATVGTPFYCYSTATLERHYRVFTEAFAGEKVLVCYAMKANSNQSVLRTLAKLGAGADVVSGGELKRALAAGIPPNKILFSGVGKTEQELRAALAADILCLNVESEPELELLSRLATETGKTARISLRVNPDVDAGTHAKISTGKSENKFGIPIVHAREVYARAAKLPGIEVTGTDVHIGSQITDLSGMETAFRILSEFVQTLRADGHNISHVDFGGGLGIPYYMDREAPPAPAAYAAMVKRVSHNLGCTLMFEPGRMIVGNAGILVAKVIYVKHGDGKNFVIIDAAMNDLIRPTLYEAHHDILPVKQPAKGAATIMADVVGPVCETGDYLALDRTLPTPAPGDLIAIMTAGAYGAVQAGTYNTRPLVPEVLVKDDQYAVVRPRIEVEQLIAMDTPAPWL; encoded by the coding sequence ATGAACCATTTCGACTATCGCAACGGCGTGCTGCACGCCGAGGCGGTGAACCTGTCCGAGCTGGCCGCAACCGTCGGCACGCCGTTCTATTGCTATTCGACCGCGACGCTGGAGCGGCACTATCGCGTCTTCACCGAGGCCTTCGCCGGCGAGAAGGTGCTGGTCTGCTACGCCATGAAGGCGAACTCGAACCAGTCGGTGCTGCGCACGCTGGCCAAGCTGGGCGCCGGCGCCGACGTTGTCTCCGGTGGTGAATTGAAGCGCGCGCTGGCCGCCGGCATTCCGCCGAATAAGATCCTGTTCTCCGGTGTCGGCAAGACCGAACAAGAGCTGCGCGCCGCGCTCGCCGCCGACATCCTCTGTCTCAACGTCGAATCCGAGCCCGAGCTCGAGCTGCTGTCGCGCCTGGCGACCGAGACGGGCAAGACCGCGCGCATCTCGCTCCGCGTCAATCCCGATGTCGACGCCGGCACCCACGCCAAGATTTCCACCGGCAAGTCCGAGAACAAGTTCGGCATCCCGATCGTGCATGCGCGAGAGGTCTATGCCCGCGCCGCCAAGCTCCCGGGCATCGAGGTAACAGGCACCGACGTGCACATCGGCAGCCAGATCACCGACCTCTCCGGCATGGAGACCGCCTTCCGCATCCTCTCCGAATTCGTGCAGACGCTGCGCGCCGACGGCCACAACATCTCCCATGTCGATTTCGGCGGCGGCCTCGGCATTCCCTATTACATGGACCGCGAGGCGCCGCCGGCGCCGGCGGCCTATGCCGCCATGGTCAAGCGCGTCAGCCACAATCTCGGCTGCACGCTGATGTTCGAGCCGGGCCGCATGATCGTCGGCAATGCCGGCATCCTGGTCGCCAAGGTGATCTATGTGAAGCACGGCGACGGCAAGAATTTCGTCATCATCGACGCCGCCATGAACGACCTCATTCGCCCGACGCTGTACGAGGCACATCACGACATCCTGCCGGTGAAGCAGCCCGCCAAGGGCGCGGCCACCATCATGGCCGATGTCGTCGGCCCGGTCTGCGAGACCGGCGACTATCTCGCACTCGACCGCACGCTGCCGACGCCCGCGCCCGGCGATCTCATCGCCATCATGACCGCGGGCGCCTATGGCGCGGTGCAGGCCGGCACCTACAACACGCGGCCGCTGGTGCCGGAGGTGCTGGTGAAGGACGATCAGTACGCCGTGGTCCGTCCGCGCATCGAGGTCGAGCAGCTGATCGCGATGGACACGCCGGCGCCGTGGCTGTGA